One stretch of Streptomyces sp. R21 DNA includes these proteins:
- a CDS encoding TetR/AcrR family transcriptional regulator translates to MTAQPFPVSEIVASQRPHRKDAARNYDALLAAAREAFAENGSEASLEDIARRAGVGIGTLYRNFPTRRHLFESVYADEVNALCRFAQEVAVLEPWEALTAWLRRFTDYMVTKRAVRDALNDDTEIFQACRDSMYQAGGPLFERAQQAGQAREDMEFDDLLRMVAGITATNFPTDGQRDRVLAVALDGVRRAG, encoded by the coding sequence GTGACGGCTCAGCCGTTCCCCGTCAGCGAGATCGTCGCGTCCCAGCGCCCGCACCGGAAGGACGCCGCCCGCAATTACGACGCCCTGCTGGCCGCCGCGCGCGAGGCGTTCGCGGAGAACGGATCGGAGGCGTCCCTGGAGGACATCGCCCGCCGCGCGGGAGTCGGCATCGGCACCCTTTACCGGAACTTTCCGACCCGCCGCCACCTCTTCGAAAGCGTGTACGCGGACGAGGTGAACGCGCTGTGCCGGTTCGCGCAGGAGGTCGCCGTACTGGAGCCGTGGGAGGCGCTGACCGCATGGCTGCGCCGCTTCACGGACTACATGGTGACCAAACGGGCCGTCCGCGACGCGCTGAACGACGATACGGAGATCTTCCAGGCCTGCCGGGACTCGATGTACCAGGCGGGTGGCCCGCTGTTCGAGCGGGCGCAGCAGGCCGGGCAGGCGCGCGAGGACATGGAGTTCGACGATCTGCTGCGGATGGTCGCCGGCATCACCGCGACGAACTTCCCCACCGACGGCCAGCGCGACCGCGTCCTCGCCGTTGCCCTCGACGGAGTACGCAGGGCGGGCTGA
- a CDS encoding glycosyltransferase family 2 protein — MPVKVSVIVPVYNPGPYIEDCVDSLLRQSLPPDEFEAVFVDDGSTDGTPARLDALAAEHPHFRVIHQENSGWSGKPRNVGIAASTGEFVMFVDNDDYLGDEALERMYEYGVANGADVIVGKMAGKGRPVPVELFRRNHPHATVENTPLIDSLTPHKMLRRAFLDRIGLRFPEGRRRLEDHVFVAEAYLRADNVSVLSDYVCYYHVKRDDGSNAGFQRFEPVGYFKNLREALDVVERYTEPGPVRDRLYRRWLRQEMVERMRGRRLLKLPEDYRKELFDEIRTVVVERFGPGVAPGLAPAQRIVAALIAADRFDDVVAYARWESGVAPKAAPSTVAWADGALRIDFSAEFASGGEPMTFPADGAPAALDGPPKDVAEAIALLGADTASRFDKATVDLMLRERSSAAQFFQPVEFTREIVPTGDSDSGRVRLVLRATATVDPATASSGAPLGAGLWDAYIRVKLGGWTKECRLGPGPWPGSVVGHAGVVAGRVVLPYWTKPHGGLALDVDRAGKRLGLGALGAADITAEGDRFRASLPLYVPGDTKALLRLTSPATGTAVEATGTLSADQGSGTVLEALLPTGTLQGATWRPALSLTPDADEARFLTLPLALRGAADGVHLVLPPHPGVVQLLARRTRRTVRRVVGAALGKMAPTLKARLRKKA; from the coding sequence ATGCCGGTCAAGGTCAGCGTGATTGTTCCCGTCTACAACCCGGGTCCGTACATCGAGGACTGCGTCGACTCGCTGCTGCGGCAGTCACTGCCACCCGATGAGTTCGAGGCTGTCTTCGTCGACGACGGCTCCACCGACGGGACCCCGGCCCGGCTGGACGCGCTCGCCGCTGAGCACCCTCACTTCCGGGTCATCCACCAGGAGAACTCCGGCTGGTCGGGCAAGCCCCGCAACGTCGGCATCGCCGCCAGTACGGGCGAGTTCGTGATGTTCGTCGACAACGACGACTATCTCGGCGATGAAGCCCTTGAACGAATGTACGAGTACGGCGTGGCCAACGGCGCCGATGTCATCGTGGGCAAGATGGCCGGCAAGGGCCGTCCGGTGCCGGTGGAGCTGTTCCGCCGCAACCACCCGCACGCCACCGTCGAGAACACGCCGCTGATCGACAGCCTCACTCCGCACAAGATGCTCCGCCGCGCGTTCCTGGACCGCATCGGCCTGCGCTTCCCCGAGGGCAGGCGGCGCCTGGAGGACCACGTCTTCGTCGCCGAGGCGTATCTGCGCGCGGACAACGTCTCCGTGCTCAGCGACTACGTCTGCTACTACCACGTCAAGCGGGACGACGGCTCGAACGCGGGCTTCCAGCGCTTCGAGCCCGTGGGCTACTTCAAGAACCTCCGCGAGGCCCTCGACGTCGTCGAGCGCTACACCGAGCCGGGCCCGGTCCGCGACCGGCTCTACCGGCGCTGGCTGCGCCAGGAGATGGTCGAGCGCATGCGCGGCCGCCGCCTCCTCAAACTGCCCGAGGACTACCGCAAGGAACTCTTCGACGAGATCCGCACGGTCGTCGTCGAGCGCTTCGGACCCGGCGTCGCCCCCGGGCTCGCGCCGGCACAGCGGATCGTCGCCGCACTGATCGCCGCCGACCGCTTCGACGACGTCGTGGCCTACGCCCGGTGGGAGTCGGGCGTCGCGCCCAAGGCCGCCCCGTCCACCGTGGCGTGGGCCGACGGCGCGCTCCGGATCGACTTCAGCGCCGAGTTCGCCTCCGGCGGCGAGCCCATGACGTTCCCCGCCGACGGCGCGCCCGCCGCGCTGGACGGCCCGCCCAAGGACGTCGCCGAGGCGATCGCCCTGCTCGGCGCGGACACGGCCAGCCGTTTCGACAAGGCCACCGTCGACCTGATGCTGCGCGAACGCTCCAGCGCCGCCCAGTTCTTCCAGCCGGTGGAGTTCACCCGCGAGATCGTCCCGACCGGGGACAGCGACAGCGGGCGCGTACGGCTGGTGCTGCGCGCCACCGCCACCGTCGACCCGGCCACCGCGTCGAGCGGCGCACCGCTCGGGGCCGGCCTGTGGGACGCGTACATCCGCGTGAAGCTCGGCGGCTGGACCAAGGAGTGCCGGCTGGGCCCGGGCCCCTGGCCGGGCAGCGTCGTCGGGCACGCCGGAGTCGTCGCCGGGCGCGTGGTCCTGCCGTACTGGACCAAGCCGCACGGCGGGCTCGCCCTGGACGTCGACCGGGCGGGCAAGCGCCTCGGCCTCGGCGCCCTGGGGGCCGCGGACATCACGGCCGAGGGCGACCGGTTCCGCGCGTCGCTCCCGCTGTACGTCCCCGGCGACACCAAGGCGCTTCTGCGGCTGACCTCCCCCGCGACCGGCACGGCCGTGGAGGCCACCGGCACCCTGTCCGCCGACCAAGGGTCCGGGACCGTGCTGGAGGCCCTGCTGCCCACCGGCACGCTCCAGGGCGCGACCTGGCGGCCCGCGCTGAGCCTCACCCCGGACGCCGACGAGGCGCGCTTCCTCACCCTGCCGCTCGCCCTGCGCGGCGCGGCCGACGGCGTCCACCTGGTGCTGCCGCCGCACCCGGGTGTCGTACAGCTGCTGGCCCGCAGGACCCGCCGGACCGTGCGGCGCGTGGTCGGCGCGGCGCTCGGGAAGATGGCCCCCACACTCAAGGCGCGACTGCGAAAGAAGGCGTGA